The Bacillus sp. B-jedd sequence AATCAAGGAACTCTTTAGTGGTTCCATATAAATAAGCTCTACCGGATCCTTCCGCCCTTCCAGCTTCTTTGATCAACGCTTTTGACATTAATGTTTGCAGTGCTCTTTCAGTTTTAACGCCCCTGATTTCTTCAATTTCCGCCCTGGTAATCGGCTGCTTATAGGCGATGATTGCCAACGTTTCCAAAGCAGCCTGGGAAAGATTGGAGGATCCTGGCGATTCCACCAATTTCTTTAAATAAGATGCGTTTTCCTTTTTTGTGCCAAGCTGGACTGTGCCCGCAAGCAAAATAATCATAAGGCCCCGGTCCTTATCGCTTTCAAGCTTTGACCGCAGTTCATCCACAATTAATGTGGCCCTTTGTTCGTCTATCTCCATCGCCTCGGCAATTTGCTTGATGGAAAGACCTTCATCCCCGGCAGCAAATAATAAACTTTCGAGAATGCTGTGATAATTAATAATATCCAACCGCGGCTGCTCCTTTCTGTACTGGCGTAATCTGGATTCCGCCGAAATTCTCTGCCTGCTCCGCAATAATTTCATTCCTTTTCATTAACTCAAGGACAGCAAGGAACGTGACAACAATGTATTCCTTCTCTGGATATGGAAAGAGGTCATAAAAGTCGACAGTCCCAGCCTGATTTTTAAACATGCTGATAATTTCATCCATTCTTTTTTCAATGGAAATTTCCTGGCGGGCAATTTTAGTGGAAAGCGGCTTTTGCAGACGCTTTCTCCTCATCAATTTTTGAAAAGCGCCCAGCATATCATACAACGATGCCGTTGGCGCGCCTGTATTAGGCTTTGCCGCACCTTTTGCGAACTCGGACAGGTCACTCGGCGCCTTTGTATATATAAGGCTCCGTTCTTCTTCCATCCCTTTCAGGTCTATCGCGGCTTCTTTATATTTCCTATACTCAATCAGCCTTTCAACGAGCTCCGAGCGCGGGTCTTCTTCATATCCGCTATCCATTCCCTCGTCAAATAGCTCCTCCTCCTGTTTCGGAAGAAGCATCTTGCTTTTTATCGCCAGAAGTGTGGCTGCCATCACTAAATATTCACTGGCAAGGTCAAGTTTCAGTTCTTTCATTGTATGGATGTATAGGAGGTACTGCTCGGTAATTTGCGAGACCGGGATATCATAAATGTCGATCTCGAGTGTGTTAATCAAATGGAGCAGCAAATCCAACGGACCTTCGAACGTATCAATTTTCACATTATAATGCATAAATTACTCACCAAAGTTCTGCTATTTTTCATTAGTACTTTTAGTATAGAGGATTGAATCAGGTTATTCCAACAAGAATTTTAACGGAAATCCTTTAAAAATCGCTAACTTGCCAGCTCCCTGCCCCTTGAATTGAAGAAATACTCATATTTTATCATTTCCGCCCAGACACAATGGTCCCATCTTTCATACCATGTATGGAAAAAGATAAATGGGAGGTAGTATCAATGGGTGATGGTGTCCGCTTCGGATTCGGAGGAGGCTTTGCATTAATTGTTGTTCTGTTTATTTTGTTAATTATCGTCGGGGCTTCCTGGTGCTAAAAAGCTAAATCAAAAATTTAATGGAATGAGCCCGCAAATTGGCTTGCGGGCTTCTTGCCGTTTTCTATGGTAAGATTTACACAAGATTACATCTCCGGAGGAAAAACATGTATCCAAAAGCCTATATAGACTACCTCGTCCATTTTCATGGCGACCGGGATTATTTTGAGTGCCATGAACTGCTTGAAGAATATTGGAAGGACCATGATCCCGGCAATAAAAATTCCGTCTGGGCCGCTTTTATCCAACTGGCTGTCGGCAGCTATCATTTCCGCAGGGGCAATATTGCCGGGTCTTCCAGGACGCTCAATAAAGCATTAGCCAGTTTTAAACAACGTGAAAATGAACTTGCCAGGTTGGGACTCAATAAGAATGAGTTTCTTTCCAAACTGGAAGCATTTATTACAACTGTGGAAACAGGCCGGGTTTACCAGAGTTTCGTTATCCCCATCCATGATCCATCACTGAAGGAAATGTGTATGGAAGCTTGTTTAGACAAAGGCTTTGATTGGTGCAAAAAAGACTACACCCCATCCGCCGACATTATTGACCGTCATAAATCACGCGACCGTTCATCTGTTATTTTTGAAAGGGAAATGGCCCTTAAAAAGAAACATGGAAGCAAGGAACCAAGTCCTGAATAAGTTAATAGCCGCACAGCTGATAAAACCAAAAAAGTGCAGGGATGATTAACATTCATCTCCTGCACTTTCTTCATTCGCGCATTTTTCAAAAAAAGGAGCGGTGAGTTCATTTGCCTCTAATGACTTTTCGGGAAACATCTCACGTATCGCGGTAATCATGCTTCGACCGATTCCCTGGCAGCGATGCGAAGGATTAACCGAGATATGCTGGATTTCCGCGGTGTCCACTCCTGAATGGACTAAGCCGATCAGGCCGATAATGTCATCCTCTTCCTTCCAAAGGAAAAGCTGCCATGCTTCATCCGACTCATATTGCTTCATTGACTGTTGCAGCTTCTTTATATCTTTTTCGCCTGGCATGAATGAAAGCAGGCCCATGGCGATTTTCTCGAACTGTCTTTTGTAGCGAATTAACATTTTGATCCCTCATTATTGTAATAAGCCCATTCCGGCGAAAAACCAGGAATGGTTACAAAATTAGTATATGTAAAGATTTCAATTAAGTTGCGCCATCCCCAATCATACAGAATATAAAACAAGGGGGCAATACCAAGCCATTCCCAGAATGCTGTTCAATTACCTGTTAAATCGGGTATAATGCAACTCAAGCGATGAACAGCCAATATATGATTCCCCATCCCAATGCCATAGCCGCGAGAATGATTAGCAATACCAAATTGCTTTTGTCCTGCAAATGATTGCACCTCCATTAAGATATGGATGCCAATGCCAAACATTCTACACTATATTTTATAAATTATCTACACTATTGCCAAGTACTGCTAAGTTGATACAATAAAACTGGGGATGTCTTCTATTGGGAAATAATTATATTAGATTTTTAGGGAGGAACTATGAAAAAAATACTAAGCCTTTTCCTTGCTGCAAGTATGCTACTGATTCCCGGCCAGGCTTTTGCCGACCTGGCTGAAGGTGATATGATCGTCACCTTGGGTGAAAACCTGACCGACGCTCAAAAGACTGAATTGTTAAAGGAGATGGAGGCACCCGCAGATGTACAGGTAATTACGGTCAGCAATCAGGAAGAGCACCAATATTTAGGGAAATACGTGCCAAAAACAATGATTGGGACTAGGGCAATTTCCTCTTCCGCAACGACTGTCAGCAAAAAGGACACAGGCCTGACTGTTAAAACAAAGAATATCACCTGGGTGACAGATGAAATGTATTTAAATGCCCTCATGACAGCCGGAGTGAAGGATGCAAACATCTACATTACCGCCCCCATCCCAGTTTCCGGAACGGCTGCACTGACCGGGATCATTAAGGCGTATGAAATTTCGGCGGATAAAACAATTCCGGAGGAAGTTAAACAGGCCGCGAATGAGGAAATGGTCGAAACAGCCAAGCTCGGGGACTCCATTGGAAAAGAAAATGCGGCTGCACTTATTGCGAAAGTAAAACAGGATATCGCTAAAGAAAAGCCTAAAAACGAAGCTGAAATAAAAGCTTTGATCGAACAGGCAGCAAAAGATCTAAAGGTTGACCTGACAAATGAAGAATTAAAATCACTGACTGATCTTTTCAATAAACTGAAAGATTTGAACATTGACTGGAACCAGGTAGGAGACCAGTTGAACAAAGCGAAAGATAAATTCTCGAAATTCCTTGAATCTGACGAAGGTAAAGGGATATTAGCCAGCCTGAAAAAGTTTTTCTCCAGTGTGGCAGATGCAATCCGCTCCTTTTTTGAATAGGATTGCCGACATTCTCATTAAATTATAAAAAAAGAAGCTGCCCTTATTTTCGGGCAGCTTCTTTTTCGGTAACAGAAATAAACGGCAGGTCATACTGCAAAAGGTCTTCATATGTTTCTCTTCTCACTACCAAGGTCGCACGTCCATTTTCAGCAAAAATGACCGCCGGCCTCGGAATCCTGTTATAATTGTTGGCCATAGAATAGCCATAAGCCCCTGTACAGAAAACAGCAAGGATTTCTTCTTTGTCTGCCTCAGGCAAAGGCAGGTCCCAAATAAGCATATCTCCCGATTCGCAGCATTTCCCTGCAATCGATACAGTCTCCCGCGGCTCAGCCAGCGGGCGTGATGCGAGGACAGCCTCGTATTTCGCCTGGTAGAGCGCTGGCCTAATATTATCACTCATGCCGCCGTCGACAGCCAGATACTTTCTAACCCCTGGAACTTCCTTTCTGGAACCGGTTTTATAAAGTGTGATGCCCGCGTCTCCAACAAGGGAGCGTCCCGGCTCAATCCAAATCTCAGGCATTTTGACAGCATGGCTGGCGGTGAGGCGTTTCACCTCCGATATAATTTCGTGTACATAATGGGAAGGAGGAATGGGATTATCCTCATCTGTATACCTGATTCCGAAGCCACCGCCAAGGTTAAGGACTTTCGTTTCAAAAGAAAGGGTATTTTTCCACTCTGCAAGCTTGCTGATGATTTTCCTGGCCGCCAACAGGAATCCTGTTGTTTCAAATATTTGCGAACCAATATGGCAGTGCACGCCGAGAACATTAAAATATGAATTGCTGATTGAAGTTTTAAGGGCCTGTTCTGCCTGGCCATTTTGCAAATCGAAACCGAATTTCGAATCTTCCTGACCGGTCAAAATATAATCATGTGTATGTGCTTCAATACCGGGAGTTATTCTTAGCAAGATATTCACCACAGCCCTTTTTTCACCGCATATATCATTCAACATCTCAAGCTCATGAAAATTATCGACAACAAAACAACCAACCCCGTAAGATACAGCCATTTCAAGTTCTTCCCTGCTTTTGTTATTGCCATGGAAGTGGGTCTTTTCCATAGGGAATCCAGCCGCTTTTGCCGTATACAATTCACCGCCGGAAACGACATCCAGAGAAAGCCCTTCTTCAGCCGCCAGCTGAAGCATAGCGATAGTTGAAAACGCTTTGCTCGCATAGGCGACCTGTGCTTTAATCCCTTGCTGCTCAAATTCGCGCTTGAATCCCCGTGCCCTTTCCCTGATCAAAGAAACATCATACACATAGAGAGGAGTCCCGTATTCTTTTGCCAATTCAATGGCATCCACTCCCCCTATTTCCAAATTACCCGCCTGGTTAACCCCTATAGTTCCATTAAAATGCATGTATTCCCTCTCCCTGTTCAGTATCGCCTTATGCCAATGTTTTGTATGGGTGTATGGGTAACCGGGATAAAGAAAAAAGACAGGCCCCTTGCTGGTACTGTCCATAAATATGCCCGTCCCTTTTTATTAAAAATTACTTTACCACAGCACGCTTTAATCCGCAATGCCAATCATTATTTTACAGTCTGGCGCGTCCTGTTCCCGGCCTTCATAATTCGCGGGCGGAGAAAAGACCCTGGAACCGCCCTTCTAATCAGAATTTGCAGGCATGCCTTTGGCTCAAAAGGGATAAATGGCCAAAAATATGGGGTTCCGAACGTTTTTATTTGAATCAGGAACAATAAATAAATCGTGGTGCCAATAATAAAACCCGGGGTATGAAAGAAAGCCACGCATATCAGCAGGAAAAAACGGATAATTTTGTTAGCCACACTCAACTCATAGCTCGGCGTTGTAAATGTCCCGATTCCTGAAACTGCGACATACAGAATTACCTCAGGAACAAACAGGCCCACATCTATGGCGATTTGCCCAATCAGGACTGCGGCAATCAACCCCATCGCAGTTGATAATGGGGTCGGAGTATGAATGGCCGCTATCCTCAGGAACTCAATACCTAAATCCGCCAGCAGCAATTGGATAATAATCGGGATACTCGTTTTATCATTCGGGCCGATAAATGATAATTTCTCCGGCAGGAGGCCTGGTTCCATAACAAATAAAAACCAAAGCGGCAGAAGGAAGATTGATGAGAAAATTCCCATAAATCTTGACCAGCGCACAAACGTTCCAACGGCTGGTGATTGGCGGTATTCTTCCGCGTGCTGGACATGATGGAAATAGGTAGCCGGGGTAATGATGACACTTGGCGACGTATCAACATAAATCAGGACATGGCCCTCCAATAAATGGACGGAAGCCACATCGGCACGCTCTGTGTATCTAACAAGTGGATAAGGGTTAAAGCCTTGTTTTACGATGAATTCCTCTATTGTTTTGTCCGCCATTGGGAGCCCGTCCACTTTTATCGCTTTCAGTTCTTTGCGAATTTTAGAGACAAGCAACGGATTGGCGACATTCTCGATGTAGGCGATGGCAATATCTGTCTTTGATCTTTCACCGACATGCATTAATTCGAAACGGAGGCGCTCATCACGAATCCGCCTTCTTGTAAGTGCTGTATTCAAAACAATATTCTCAACAAATCCATCCCTGGAACCTCTGACAACTTTCTCTGTATCCGGTTCCTGGGGCTGCCTACCCGGGTATCCGCGTGTATCGACGGAAAGCCCGACCCCCTCTCCCTCCATGACAAAAACGATTAGCCCGGAAAGGACAGAAGTAACAAACTTTTCTATCGTATAAACTTTTTCAACTGACTGGTGGGACAGGTTTTGCTCAAGAAAGCCCATGACTCCTGATACAGACTTGCCATTATTGCAGGCTTCGTTCAGTTCCTCTAAAATCTCAATGATAAAAGCTGTTTCACAAAGGCCGTTGACATAATAAAAGTGGACATCCTTGCGCTGGAATTTAAGTTTTCTGACCCCGAGGTCAAAACTTTTCCCGAGTCCCGCTTGTTCCTTCATATAGGTTTCGATTTCCGTCAAAGACTTAGGCAGCAGCTTCTTATTTTCCTCTTTTCCTATCATAAAAACCGCTCCTTTCGAGAATCAGTTCGGCCGCTTTTTTTGTTATTGGAGCTCCGTTTTTGTAATGATCTCTCCTCGCCATTTTACCAATATCCCCAATCCCAACTATGACCGGTACGTCGAGACTATCAAGGCAGTAGACCGTATCACCGTAAATTTTCCCCCGTTCAAGCTCCTGGATTCCGAATTTATCCACGCCATAAGGTGTCAATTCTCCATCCCGATCGATACATACGTCGACTCGTGTCCACTCAGAATGATGAATATTGGAAGCAACCGCAATAATCCCTAACACTTCGATATCAGAATGGGCAGCAACAAACTTTAAAGCCGCTTCACCCGGCCCTTCTCCTGCAAGTCCGCTGTCATCAAACATGACAAAGACAGGATCATTTTCCGCCATATTAATTAAATTGACGATTTCAGGTCCACTTAATGTTGAAGGATTGCCCGAAGATAGCGAAATTGTTCGGCCGCCCATTTCACCCGCAACATGTTCAATCGACCTTCTTGCATATTCGTCACCGTCGGTAACAATAATTACCTGCCTGGTCATGATACTCATTCACTCCTTTCCTGGGTATTTACTGTTTAATAAAGTAAAGCCATTGAAAGAGAGAGCCGAAAATTTTACCAAGAACGACCGCCATTAGCAGAGTGATGATTTTCCCATCTATATTCAGCCTTTTGGCCAGTATTGGAATTACATTCAGGACCTCTGCCAATGCACCGGCGATCATTCCGACAAATATTCCTCCTGCCAGGCCCATGGCAATTAGGATATATGGTGAAATTCCTAAAACAGGATCTCTAAGACCGCCAAAAATCCCTGCCATTGTGCCTAAAATAATCGCCGCTTCATACCAGATAATTTTATCCGCTGTTTTGGAAATTTGCGCAAGGCGGGGCAGTATACCGAGAACTGTCAAAAAAGCCACATAGCCCGAACCAACAGCCAAGCCGCCGCTTAATGCGATGAATATAGTGAATAGGGCTTCAATCGTTGTCAAGGCGTTTCATGCTTTCCTTATTTTCATGAAGGATTACATATGAATCAAGTGCTTGCTGATAATTGAACATTTCCACTTCGAGCGGGCTGGGCTCTTCATTAATCCTCTTTTTAAAAATGTGGTTAAAAAACAAAATCATTCCTAATCCAAGACCAAGGGAATAAGGGACTTGAAATAAGAGCGGCTTTTCGGATTTTTCTCCGGTAATGATTGTATAAAGCTTTGATTGGACACTTTTCATGCTGACATCATCATGGAAGTTCATAATTGCCATAGCGGATCCGAAGAATAGCAGTAACCAAATCAGAATAAATAATGGAAAGGATAGGCCCTTACTCTTTTTAAACTCAACTTCTATCAATGTCTGGGCGGGGCCGACTGCCTGGATATCAGCTGCTGGAAAGATTTCTGTTATCTTTTTTATCACCATCATGGCATCAATAACCACAAAGTTGCTGTCCATTTTGGTCACTTTATAAATGACCCTCTTTTTGATGGCTGGACCTACAGTTTCAGGGGCCAGGACTTGTGCTATTTCACCGATGGATAAGTCCTGTCCCGGCTGGACAAGAATCCTGTTTCTCATGCGGATGTAGACCGTTTTTTCCAAAACACTCACTTCCAGACATTGTTTTCCTTGTATTGCTAGTATGGTTCTAATATCTTTTCATCATGATAGCCAATAATTACCTTGTTGGAATAAAATGCGAAATCGGAACAGACGGGGTCCGCTTTCCCATGCAACAAATGAAAAAGCCATATGGATCATTGATCCATATGGCTCTTCATCTGCTGCAGTATTTTCTTTTCAAGCCTGGAAACCTGGACTTGGGATATTCCTAGCCGCTGGGCCACTTCGGACTGGGTCTGATCTTTATAATACCTTAAATAAACAATCAGCTTTTCCCGCTCGTCCAACTCGGATATTGCTTCTTTTAGGGCAATTTTATCAAACCATTTCCCGTCGTTGCCATCATCAATCTGGTCCAGCAATGTAATGGGATCCCCATCATTTTCATAGACCGTTTCGTGAATGGATGCCGGAGTCCTCGATGCCTCCTGGGCAAGAATGATTTCTTCCGGAGCAAGACCGAGATGGGTGGACAATTCATTCACCGTTGGAATTCTCCCTAACTCTTTTGATAATTCATCCCTGGCTCGCCTGATTTTATTGCCGGTTTCCTTTAGGGAGCGGCTTACCTTTACCGTGCCATCATCCCGGATAAATCGTTGGATTTCTCCAATTATCATCGGGACGGCATAGGTTGAAAATTTCACGTCGAAGGATAAGTCGAATTTATCGACCGATTTCAAAAGGCCGATGCAGCCGATTTGAAAAAGATCATCGGGATCATAGCCGCGGTTTAAAAATCGCTGAACAACAGACCAGACAAGCCTCATATTTTTTTCTACTATAATATCTCTTGCCCCTTGGTCCCCTTCATGGCTTCTTTTTATTAATTCCTTAACCTCATGGTCCTTTAGAAACGGTTGGCTACTCTTTTTGACCTCCACATCCATAGGCGGGTCTCCTTAATTGCAAAGCATCTTGCTTCGGGATAAATTCTTACGCAGTCGGACGGTTGTTCCTTTGCCACGCTCAGACTGAATTTCAACTTCATCCATAAAGTTTTCCATTATGGTAAAACCCATTCCGGATCTTTCAAGTTCTGGCTTGGTCGTGAAAAGAGGCTGGCGCGCTTCCTCGACATCCTCAATGCCATTTCCTTCATCCCGGATTATAATTTCAACCCACTCCCCTTCAATGGCGACATCGATATAGACCATCCGGTCCGGAGCATTGTCATATCCGTGGATGATCGCATTTGTTACGGCTTCTGAAACGACCGTTTTGATTTCTGTCAATTGATCCATCGTCGGGTCCAACTGGGCGATGAACGCAGCTACGGTCACCCTTGCGAACGACTCATTTTGGCTTAACGCGCAGAACTTCAGGCTCATCTCATTTTTCATCAGGCCACCCCCAAACTCTGAAGCGCAAATTCTTCATTAGGCTCCAGCCTGATTATTTTAAAGAGACCCGACATCTCGAGCAGCCTTTCAACAGAAGGCGTGACCGCGCAAACGACCAACTCCCCATGCAGCTGCTTCAATTGTTTATAACGCCCCAAAATGACCCCTAGCCCTGAGCTGTCCATAAAAGAAAGCCCCTCAAGGTTTAATACGATATGGCGAATCCCCTGTTTTTCTATTGCTTCTGTTGCTTTTGTACGAAGCCTTTCCGCAGTATGGTGGTCAAGCTCTCCGCTTAACCGGATGCATAACACTTCGCCTTTTATTTCCATTTCAATGTTCAGACTCACTGTCCCGGCCTCCTATTGTTTACTCCGCCAATGAGCCAGAATCCATCGGGAAATAATTCCGTCTTGATTTCCGGCTGGCTGCCTTACAGTGAGTCAATTCGATATCGCGGCAGGCAATTCCTTCAACAAGGACAAAACTAGTGGCCATTCGCTAAAGGTAGTGCCTATATTTTTTAATTCGACAAGTCCTACTGGCCCGCTCTCGTAAACATTCCCATTGTCCTCTTATACAGAGTCCACCAGCCCGCTTCGCTGACATTCTGGTTGGACACTAGTGGACGTTCCTGAAGAACTTTTCCATCCTTGATAATTTTGATGGTTCCAACCTTATCTCCTTTATTGATTGGTGCATGCAGGTTCTTCTTTATGATGATGACCTTTTTAATATCCTCGGTCTTTTCTCCCTTTTTGGTCAAAATCGAAATCGGCTCACTTGTAACCGCATTGATTTTTTTAAAGCTTCCTTTACTGATTTGGGCCTCCCCCACTGTAATGTTCCTTTGGAATAACGGATGGGTTTCATAGTGGCCGAATGCATAATCGAACATTTTGGAGATTTGAGCGTTTCTCGCTTTGGACGTAGGCGCACCGAATACGACTGCAATAACCCTCATACCATTTTTTTGCGCTGTGGCCGTCAGACAGTACTTTGCCTCACCCGTGAAGCCTGTTTTCAACCCATCGACTCCCGGATAAAATCGGACCAGCTTATTTGTATTTACAAGCCAGAATTTTTTATCAGTATTTTCGCGTAAATACGCTTCATACATACCAGTATATTTGGTGATTTCTTCATATTTTAAAAGTTCTTTCGCCATCACTGCCATATCGGCCGCGGTACTGACATGGCCTTCAGCAGGGAGTCCGGTTGTATTTTTGAAAACTGTATTCTTCAGGCCAAGCTCACTGCTTTTTTTATTCATCATGTCAACAAAGGCTTCTTCGGAACCGGCAATCCTTTCTGCCATTGCCACTGATGCGTCATTTCCTGAACCAATCGCGATTCCTTTTAGCAATTCTCTTACTGTCATTTCCTCGCCCGCTTCCAGGAAAATCTGTGATCCTCCCATTGACGCAGCATATTCACTGGCTCTGACTTTTTCATTAATATGCAGCTTGCCATGATCAAGTGCCTCCATAATCAGCAGCATTGTCATAACCTTTGTCATACTGGCGGGAGGCAGGGCTTCCTGGCTGTTTTTTTCATAAAGTACTGTTCCGGTATCCCTTTCGATCAGAATGGCCGACCTGACATCCTTGGCAAGATCCGCATCCTTTTTTTCCTGTGCGGATACCTCCGGCAAAATAAATGTAAGAGAAAGCATTCCTGCCAGCACTAGTGAACTCAATCGTTTCATGTACATAACCCTCCATTCTTTATACGCTCCATTTTTTCCAAAATTGGTTGTTTTATACAATAGACGCATATAAAAAAAGAAGCAAACGGCCGGGTTGGCTGATTGCTTCTCGTTTTATTGTTATTCCGTGATTTCTTCGTAAATGAGTGTTGGTTTATCTGGTTTGGCCGATGATACTTTTAAGCTTCGGGAAAGCATCCGCTTTGCCTCTGAAACATCTTCAAAATTACTATGGATAGATGCGAGCGATTCACCTTTTTTAACTTGGTCACCAATCTTTTTCTTTAGGACAATTCCCACAGCCAGGTCGATTTCTGATTCCTTCGTCGCCCGGCCTGCTCCAAGAAGCATGGCGGCGGTCCCGACTTCGTCTGCAATGATTTCAGAGACAAAACCATCTTCCTCGGCCTCAAGTTCAATGATATATTTTGCCTGCGGGAGCCTTGATGGATCATCGACAACCGAAGAGTCCCCACCTTGGGAAGAGAGGAACACTTTCATTTTTTCAAGTGCGGATCCATCGTTGATCGCCTTTTCCAGTATGGTTCTCGCCTCCGCGAGGGATTTAGCTTTCCCGGCCAGGTATACCATATGGCTGCCAAGCGTCAGGCTCAATTCGGTAAGATCTTCAGGCCCTTCTCCCTTTAAGGTGTCAATAGCTTCTTTTACTTCTAGCGCGTTGCCAATTGCGTAACCGAGTGGCTGGCTCATATCGGAAATGACCGCCATCGTTTTACGGCCGACGTTGTTTCCGATCCTTACCATTGCTTTTGCTAGTTCCCTCGAATCTTCAAGCGTTTT is a genomic window containing:
- the scpB gene encoding SMC-Scp complex subunit ScpB yields the protein MDIINYHSILESLLFAAGDEGLSIKQIAEAMEIDEQRATLIVDELRSKLESDKDRGLMIILLAGTVQLGTKKENASYLKKLVESPGSSNLSQAALETLAIIAYKQPITRAEIEEIRGVKTERALQTLMSKALIKEAGRAEGSGRAYLYGTTKEFLDYFGLKNIKELPPLPDKNEEDFIQEEADLFFGKFQEI
- a CDS encoding segregation/condensation protein A produces the protein MHYNVKIDTFEGPLDLLLHLINTLEIDIYDIPVSQITEQYLLYIHTMKELKLDLASEYLVMAATLLAIKSKMLLPKQEEELFDEGMDSGYEEDPRSELVERLIEYRKYKEAAIDLKGMEEERSLIYTKAPSDLSEFAKGAAKPNTGAPTASLYDMLGAFQKLMRRKRLQKPLSTKIARQEISIEKRMDEIISMFKNQAGTVDFYDLFPYPEKEYIVVTFLAVLELMKRNEIIAEQAENFGGIQITPVQKGAAAVGYY
- a CDS encoding YjcZ family sporulation protein, producing the protein MGDGVRFGFGGGFALIVVLFILLIIVGASWC
- a CDS encoding DUF309 domain-containing protein, which gives rise to MYPKAYIDYLVHFHGDRDYFECHELLEEYWKDHDPGNKNSVWAAFIQLAVGSYHFRRGNIAGSSRTLNKALASFKQRENELARLGLNKNEFLSKLEAFITTVETGRVYQSFVIPIHDPSLKEMCMEACLDKGFDWCKKDYTPSADIIDRHKSRDRSSVIFEREMALKKKHGSKEPSPE
- a CDS encoding GNAT family N-acetyltransferase; its protein translation is MLIRYKRQFEKIAMGLLSFMPGEKDIKKLQQSMKQYESDEAWQLFLWKEEDDIIGLIGLVHSGVDTAEIQHISVNPSHRCQGIGRSMITAIREMFPEKSLEANELTAPFFEKCANEESAGDEC
- a CDS encoding DUF1002 domain-containing protein, with amino-acid sequence MKKILSLFLAASMLLIPGQAFADLAEGDMIVTLGENLTDAQKTELLKEMEAPADVQVITVSNQEEHQYLGKYVPKTMIGTRAISSSATTVSKKDTGLTVKTKNITWVTDEMYLNALMTAGVKDANIYITAPIPVSGTAALTGIIKAYEISADKTIPEEVKQAANEEMVETAKLGDSIGKENAAALIAKVKQDIAKEKPKNEAEIKALIEQAAKDLKVDLTNEELKSLTDLFNKLKDLNIDWNQVGDQLNKAKDKFSKFLESDEGKGILASLKKFFSSVADAIRSFFE
- the lysA gene encoding diaminopimelate decarboxylase: MHFNGTIGVNQAGNLEIGGVDAIELAKEYGTPLYVYDVSLIRERARGFKREFEQQGIKAQVAYASKAFSTIAMLQLAAEEGLSLDVVSGGELYTAKAAGFPMEKTHFHGNNKSREELEMAVSYGVGCFVVDNFHELEMLNDICGEKRAVVNILLRITPGIEAHTHDYILTGQEDSKFGFDLQNGQAEQALKTSISNSYFNVLGVHCHIGSQIFETTGFLLAARKIISKLAEWKNTLSFETKVLNLGGGFGIRYTDEDNPIPPSHYVHEIISEVKRLTASHAVKMPEIWIEPGRSLVGDAGITLYKTGSRKEVPGVRKYLAVDGGMSDNIRPALYQAKYEAVLASRPLAEPRETVSIAGKCCESGDMLIWDLPLPEADKEEILAVFCTGAYGYSMANNYNRIPRPAVIFAENGRATLVVRRETYEDLLQYDLPFISVTEKEAARK
- a CDS encoding spore germination protein — translated: MIGKEENKKLLPKSLTEIETYMKEQAGLGKSFDLGVRKLKFQRKDVHFYYVNGLCETAFIIEILEELNEACNNGKSVSGVMGFLEQNLSHQSVEKVYTIEKFVTSVLSGLIVFVMEGEGVGLSVDTRGYPGRQPQEPDTEKVVRGSRDGFVENIVLNTALTRRRIRDERLRFELMHVGERSKTDIAIAYIENVANPLLVSKIRKELKAIKVDGLPMADKTIEEFIVKQGFNPYPLVRYTERADVASVHLLEGHVLIYVDTSPSVIITPATYFHHVQHAEEYRQSPAVGTFVRWSRFMGIFSSIFLLPLWFLFVMEPGLLPEKLSFIGPNDKTSIPIIIQLLLADLGIEFLRIAAIHTPTPLSTAMGLIAAVLIGQIAIDVGLFVPEVILYVAVSGIGTFTTPSYELSVANKIIRFFLLICVAFFHTPGFIIGTTIYLLFLIQIKTFGTPYFWPFIPFEPKACLQILIRRAVPGSFLRPRIMKAGNRTRQTVK
- a CDS encoding stage V sporulation protein AE produces the protein MMTRQVIIVTDGDEYARRSIEHVAGEMGGRTISLSSGNPSTLSGPEIVNLINMAENDPVFVMFDDSGLAGEGPGEAALKFVAAHSDIEVLGIIAVASNIHHSEWTRVDVCIDRDGELTPYGVDKFGIQELERGKIYGDTVYCLDSLDVPVIVGIGDIGKMARRDHYKNGAPITKKAAELILERSGFYDRKRGK
- a CDS encoding stage V sporulation protein AB, which produces MTTIEALFTIFIALSGGLAVGSGYVAFLTVLGILPRLAQISKTADKIIWYEAAIILGTMAGIFGGLRDPVLGISPYILIAMGLAGGIFVGMIAGALAEVLNVIPILAKRLNIDGKIITLLMAVVLGKIFGSLFQWLYFIKQ
- a CDS encoding stage V sporulation protein AA, whose protein sequence is MEKTVYIRMRNRILVQPGQDLSIGEIAQVLAPETVGPAIKKRVIYKVTKMDSNFVVIDAMMVIKKITEIFPAADIQAVGPAQTLIEVEFKKSKGLSFPLFILIWLLLFFGSAMAIMNFHDDVSMKSVQSKLYTIITGEKSEKPLLFQVPYSLGLGLGMILFFNHIFKKRINEEPSPLEVEMFNYQQALDSYVILHENKESMKRLDND
- the sigF gene encoding RNA polymerase sporulation sigma factor SigF, which codes for MDVEVKKSSQPFLKDHEVKELIKRSHEGDQGARDIIVEKNMRLVWSVVQRFLNRGYDPDDLFQIGCIGLLKSVDKFDLSFDVKFSTYAVPMIIGEIQRFIRDDGTVKVSRSLKETGNKIRRARDELSKELGRIPTVNELSTHLGLAPEEIILAQEASRTPASIHETVYENDGDPITLLDQIDDGNDGKWFDKIALKEAISELDEREKLIVYLRYYKDQTQSEVAQRLGISQVQVSRLEKKILQQMKSHMDQ